The Hyalangium gracile genome has a window encoding:
- a CDS encoding YHS domain-containing protein codes for MNKSVQGRHLDPVCGRHLEEPEGQPSTEYKKRRYFFCSENCRHAFEKQAERFRMNELARAGALLSPGRVRWGIS; via the coding sequence GTGAACAAGAGCGTGCAAGGACGTCATCTGGATCCGGTCTGTGGTCGACACCTGGAGGAGCCAGAAGGGCAGCCTTCGACGGAGTACAAGAAGCGCCGGTACTTCTTCTGCTCGGAGAACTGCCGGCACGCCTTCGAGAAGCAGGCGGAGCGCTTCCGCATGAACGAGCTGGCGCGAGCCGGCGCGCTGCTGTCTCCCGGCCGGGTGCGCTGGGGCATCTCCTGA
- a CDS encoding outer membrane beta-barrel protein: MHNKGLRVMAFVLGLGVAGTALARDEDKKGDLKVFLSGGVSEYTGELGEDINTGPAWGLTVNVQPTNILGFELGYTGSSNTVDNGLLPDARLTRNGATGLIKLAPPFIEVVKPFVGAGLGASYVSASGGAGLYDSDLVEEVPVAAGVEFNKGGLTAGLRATYRLLVDESFASDASLGNPQGGLFDASLTLGGRF, from the coding sequence ATGCACAACAAAGGACTTCGGGTGATGGCGTTCGTGCTGGGGCTGGGGGTTGCGGGCACGGCGCTGGCCAGGGATGAGGACAAGAAGGGCGATCTGAAGGTGTTCTTGAGCGGCGGCGTGAGCGAGTACACCGGCGAGCTGGGAGAGGACATCAACACGGGTCCGGCGTGGGGCCTGACGGTGAACGTGCAGCCCACGAACATCCTGGGCTTCGAGCTGGGCTACACGGGCTCGAGCAACACGGTGGACAACGGGCTGCTGCCCGATGCGCGGCTGACGCGCAACGGGGCCACGGGGCTGATCAAGCTGGCGCCGCCCTTCATCGAGGTGGTGAAGCCCTTCGTGGGCGCGGGCCTGGGCGCCTCGTACGTCTCGGCCAGCGGGGGGGCGGGGCTCTACGACTCGGACCTGGTGGAGGAGGTGCCGGTGGCCGCCGGCGTCGAGTTCAACAAGGGAGGGCTGACGGCGGGCCTGCGCGCCACGTACCGGCTGCTGGTGGATGAGAGCTTCGCGTCCGACGCGTCGCTGGGCAATCCGCAGGGCGGCCTCTTCGACGCCTCGCTCACCCTGGGCGGCCGCTTCTAG
- a CDS encoding SEC-C metal-binding domain-containing protein yields the protein MTFVSRLDRAAIAELVEKAAQLAQPRSELQAYRAHGGTLSATGRAHLTAAKASAVATGDQHLAAAAWILETIATAQTAYVEAVEQCRQDHYYDAWVAFERAEIQLSFLAYHFDDAADRYGVAFMLEHIPRFQSLFPYTAFFSPGFIKKKVLCSICGHHVTPRKTCGHRVFDLYDGEMCGRRIAESVIMEISFVKTPVQKYSVLFTTTPYNYGKVHYVVSRLASAWDGWHVRTETRRFTNEKYLQPPFARCAPNAPCPCGSLKKFKKCCAGKKTHEALHCIVIFDVEPPPGVSLADQMICRHSVNDPLVNAPK from the coding sequence ATGACGTTTGTTTCGAGGCTCGACCGCGCCGCCATTGCTGAACTGGTAGAAAAGGCCGCGCAGTTGGCCCAGCCAAGATCCGAACTCCAGGCGTACCGTGCCCATGGGGGAACTCTTTCCGCCACCGGTCGCGCGCACCTCACGGCAGCCAAAGCTTCGGCAGTAGCAACAGGTGACCAACATCTTGCAGCGGCGGCGTGGATCCTGGAGACCATCGCCACGGCACAAACGGCGTATGTAGAGGCCGTGGAACAGTGCCGCCAAGACCACTACTACGATGCATGGGTAGCGTTCGAGCGCGCGGAGATTCAGCTCTCCTTCCTCGCGTACCACTTCGATGATGCGGCGGATCGCTATGGCGTCGCCTTCATGCTGGAGCACATTCCACGCTTCCAGTCCTTGTTCCCGTATACGGCCTTCTTCAGTCCAGGGTTCATAAAGAAGAAGGTGCTCTGCAGCATCTGCGGGCACCATGTAACTCCCCGCAAGACGTGTGGGCACCGGGTATTTGACCTGTACGACGGCGAGATGTGTGGCCGCAGGATCGCGGAGTCAGTGATTATGGAAATCTCCTTCGTGAAGACTCCGGTGCAGAAGTACTCGGTCCTCTTCACGACCACTCCGTACAACTACGGCAAGGTCCACTACGTTGTGTCGCGCTTGGCCTCGGCATGGGATGGCTGGCATGTGCGCACGGAAACACGCCGCTTTACGAACGAGAAGTACCTCCAACCCCCGTTCGCGCGCTGCGCCCCAAACGCTCCGTGTCCTTGCGGCTCACTCAAGAAGTTCAAGAAGTGCTGCGCTGGTAAGAAGACACACGAAGCGCTGCACTGCATCGTGATCTTCGACGTGGAGCCGCCACCTGGCGTCTCGCTCGCTGACCAGATGATTTGTCGCCACTCGGTAAACGACCCGCTGGTCAACGCACCGAAATAG
- a CDS encoding serine/threonine-protein kinase, which produces MSSRVTENPMGRQRQPSQEVDPLALPLGTQVGPWQVVGFGGRGAYGSLYRVKRAGEGNAGPFALKLAIHPRDERFAREASLLSRIRSAHVPRLQAQGLWEHASGVFPYLVMEWAEGEPLYEWAARRNPSLRQMLRVLAQVARALEATHATGSVHRDVKGANVLVRPADAWVTLTDFGAGHYRGAATLTSKLLPPGTPTYRSPEAWAFLRTFLRHPTAHYPASACDDLFAFGVMAYRLLTDEYPPLTHPEEPGAEVWREGGPGPRPPSELNPQVSREVDALILRLLATAPVERFHGQAREAAEALQQAAEGARAEADAPMFRWGDAHQPRWRSPEAVRLAEERDVAAREQLTRRRAEARARTTTVSRSAVPRTLASPWRVAAAVALLGGVIAMIWASRVERSQEGARATPGMGPSDDGSVAVGDSAQNSSGKTFLPEPLGERVSPAGEPLPQEPLPGQRKPPCRPNGEVELRGGCWNRIDNARPPCEEYAYEWNEECYLPAYANRRRPAADKP; this is translated from the coding sequence ATGAGCTCCCGCGTGACGGAGAACCCCATGGGGAGACAGCGACAGCCCAGTCAGGAAGTGGATCCGCTGGCCTTGCCGCTGGGCACGCAGGTAGGCCCGTGGCAGGTGGTGGGGTTCGGAGGCCGCGGCGCCTACGGCTCGCTGTACCGAGTGAAGCGGGCAGGAGAGGGCAATGCCGGGCCCTTTGCGCTCAAGCTGGCCATCCATCCTCGGGACGAGCGCTTCGCGCGGGAGGCCTCGCTGCTCTCGCGCATCCGCAGTGCCCACGTCCCACGGTTGCAGGCGCAGGGACTGTGGGAGCACGCGTCCGGAGTGTTTCCGTACCTGGTGATGGAATGGGCGGAGGGCGAACCGCTGTACGAGTGGGCTGCGCGACGCAACCCATCCTTGCGGCAGATGCTCCGAGTGCTGGCGCAGGTGGCACGAGCGCTCGAGGCCACGCACGCGACCGGGAGCGTGCACCGAGACGTGAAGGGAGCCAATGTGCTGGTGCGGCCAGCAGATGCATGGGTCACCCTCACGGACTTCGGAGCCGGGCATTATCGGGGAGCCGCGACGCTCACCTCCAAGCTGTTGCCGCCGGGCACGCCTACGTACCGCAGCCCCGAGGCGTGGGCCTTCCTGCGCACCTTCCTTCGCCACCCCACCGCTCACTACCCGGCCAGCGCATGTGATGATCTGTTCGCGTTCGGAGTGATGGCCTACCGGCTGCTGACGGACGAATACCCGCCGCTCACCCACCCGGAAGAGCCCGGAGCCGAGGTGTGGCGGGAGGGCGGGCCTGGGCCGCGGCCACCGAGCGAACTCAATCCCCAGGTGAGCCGGGAAGTGGATGCCCTCATCCTGCGCCTGCTGGCCACGGCTCCTGTCGAGCGGTTTCATGGCCAGGCTCGCGAGGCGGCGGAGGCGCTGCAACAGGCGGCGGAAGGTGCGCGAGCCGAGGCGGATGCTCCGATGTTCCGCTGGGGAGACGCGCACCAACCTCGGTGGCGCTCTCCGGAAGCGGTGCGGCTGGCCGAGGAGCGGGATGTCGCTGCCAGGGAGCAACTCACACGACGGCGGGCGGAGGCACGCGCTCGGACCACAACGGTCAGCAGGTCGGCTGTGCCTCGAACTCTCGCGTCACCCTGGAGGGTAGCTGCCGCAGTGGCCCTCCTGGGAGGGGTAATCGCCATGATCTGGGCGTCGAGGGTGGAGCGGAGCCAAGAGGGGGCGCGGGCCACTCCCGGGATGGGGCCCAGCGATGATGGGAGCGTTGCCGTGGGGGACAGCGCCCAGAACTCCTCCGGCAAGACGTTCTTGCCAGAACCTCTGGGGGAAAGAGTGTCTCCGGCGGGAGAACCGCTCCCCCAGGAGCCGCTCCCCGGTCAGCGCAAGCCCCCGTGCCGGCCGAACGGAGAGGTGGAGCTTCGCGGCGGATGTTGGAACCGCATCGACAACGCGCGCCCGCCGTGTGAGGAGTATGCGTACGAGTGGAATGAGGAGTGTTACCTGCCTGCTTATGCGAACCGGCGCAGACCTGCTGCGGATAAACCGTGA
- a CDS encoding deoxyguanosinetriphosphate triphosphohydrolase — MDWNKLLSKKRLKNDGTLLEKAEEPERSAFERDWDRILFSTAFRRMHDKTQVFPLPEDDVVHSRLTHSLEASSVGRSLGVAVGKRIREREKYPERFPHDVGTVVAAACLAHDIGNPPFGHSGESVIASFFEHGDGKQFLPELSDRERTDLLKFEGNAQGFRLLSRLQHEGDGGLQLTAATLATFTKYPRESSKPEEFPSKNNTPPRADLKKHGFKQAERNLFQLIAEEVGLIPQQSGFDGLAWTRHPLAFLVEAADDICYSILDIEDGVRLGYVAADEAESALLPVARKASAFSENEFKQKSHNKRSSVGYLRANAVGQFLRECVEAFMDNEPQILEGKFEQSLSKIIPSGSDLKKLQQLAQSKCYRATSVLEIELAGYEALGGLLSSFVPAALKEAPSQREEKLVSLMEQRFGKKNTSSKYDKLLWVTDYVSGMTDRYALSLFRRISGISIPGRVL, encoded by the coding sequence TTGGACTGGAACAAGTTGCTGTCGAAGAAGCGCCTAAAGAATGACGGCACTCTCTTGGAGAAGGCAGAGGAACCCGAGCGCAGCGCCTTCGAGCGCGACTGGGACCGGATCCTCTTCTCAACGGCATTCCGCCGGATGCACGACAAGACCCAGGTCTTCCCATTGCCTGAGGACGATGTCGTCCACTCAAGACTCACCCACAGTTTGGAAGCTTCCTCGGTAGGGCGGTCGCTTGGCGTTGCTGTCGGGAAGAGGATCCGAGAAAGAGAGAAGTATCCCGAGCGATTCCCGCACGATGTGGGCACAGTTGTTGCTGCCGCATGCTTGGCTCACGACATCGGGAACCCGCCCTTCGGACACAGTGGAGAGTCCGTAATTGCTTCCTTCTTCGAGCACGGCGATGGAAAGCAATTCCTGCCCGAACTTTCCGACCGCGAGCGCACGGACCTCTTGAAGTTCGAGGGCAACGCGCAAGGATTCCGACTGCTGTCCCGTCTTCAACATGAGGGGGATGGGGGCTTGCAACTAACTGCAGCGACGCTCGCCACGTTCACCAAGTATCCAAGGGAGTCAAGCAAACCGGAAGAATTCCCTTCCAAGAACAACACTCCGCCACGAGCGGACTTAAAAAAGCACGGCTTCAAGCAAGCAGAAAGGAACTTGTTTCAATTGATAGCAGAGGAGGTTGGCTTGATACCTCAACAGTCCGGCTTCGATGGCTTGGCTTGGACGCGACATCCTCTTGCGTTTCTGGTCGAAGCTGCCGACGATATCTGCTACTCGATTCTCGACATCGAAGATGGGGTGCGCCTCGGTTATGTCGCAGCGGACGAGGCCGAGTCAGCCCTCCTGCCGGTTGCCCGGAAAGCCTCGGCATTCAGCGAGAATGAATTCAAGCAGAAGAGCCATAACAAGCGTAGCAGCGTTGGCTACTTGCGCGCCAACGCAGTTGGTCAGTTCCTGAGGGAATGCGTCGAAGCATTCATGGACAATGAACCCCAAATCCTAGAGGGGAAATTCGAACAGTCGCTGTCAAAAATTATCCCCTCCGGAAGTGATTTGAAGAAGCTGCAGCAACTTGCTCAAAGCAAGTGCTACAGGGCCACGAGCGTACTGGAGATTGAACTCGCTGGGTATGAAGCGCTGGGTGGGCTTCTGTCCTCTTTTGTCCCTGCTGCGTTAAAGGAAGCCCCCTCGCAGCGCGAGGAAAAGCTGGTTTCACTTATGGAGCAAAGGTTTGGGAAGAAGAACACCTCGTCCAAGTACGACAAACTTCTTTGGGTAACGGATTACGTCAGCGGGATGACTGACCGTTATGCGCTCTCTCTATTCCGGCGTATTAGTGGCATCTCTATTCCAGGGCGCGTGCTCTAA
- a CDS encoding threonine/serine dehydratase: protein MTLPISRDDIRATYERIRPHIRRTPVWNLPPGTFGHDGPVSLKLEFLQHAGTFKPRGAFNTLLTQPVPKAGVAAASGGNHGAAVAYAARQLGVPARIFVPEISSPAKVEIIRRLGAEIVIGGQRYADALSACTRHVSETGALSIHAYDSMPTIQGQGTVALEWEEDGPGLDTVLVAVGGGGLISGISSWWAGRGVKVVGVEPEGSRALHASLEAGRPVDVTVESIAADSLGARNTGELVFSIARAAVDHVALVKDAAIREAQRTLWRDWRIASEPGGAAALGALLSQAYRPKPGERVGVLLCGANVELSKLAELL from the coding sequence GTGACCCTTCCGATCTCCCGCGACGACATCCGCGCCACGTACGAGCGCATCCGGCCTCACATCCGGCGCACGCCCGTCTGGAACCTGCCGCCGGGCACCTTCGGGCATGACGGCCCGGTGAGCCTGAAGCTGGAGTTCCTCCAGCACGCGGGCACGTTCAAGCCGCGAGGGGCCTTCAACACCCTGCTGACGCAGCCGGTGCCCAAGGCGGGCGTCGCGGCGGCCTCGGGAGGCAACCACGGCGCGGCGGTCGCCTACGCGGCCAGGCAGCTCGGCGTCCCGGCGCGCATCTTCGTGCCGGAGATCTCCAGCCCCGCGAAGGTGGAGATCATCCGCCGCCTCGGGGCGGAGATCGTCATCGGAGGCCAGCGCTACGCCGACGCGCTCAGCGCCTGCACCCGGCACGTCTCCGAGACGGGCGCGCTCTCCATCCACGCGTACGACTCGATGCCCACCATCCAGGGCCAGGGCACCGTGGCGCTCGAGTGGGAGGAGGACGGGCCGGGGCTGGACACCGTGCTGGTGGCGGTGGGCGGAGGCGGGCTCATCTCCGGCATCTCGAGCTGGTGGGCGGGGCGAGGCGTCAAGGTGGTGGGCGTGGAGCCCGAGGGCTCGCGGGCCCTGCACGCCTCACTGGAGGCGGGGCGCCCGGTGGACGTGACGGTCGAGTCGATCGCGGCGGACTCGCTGGGCGCGCGCAACACGGGAGAGCTCGTCTTCTCCATCGCCCGAGCCGCCGTGGACCACGTGGCGCTCGTGAAGGACGCGGCGATCCGCGAGGCCCAGCGGACGCTCTGGCGGGACTGGCGCATCGCCTCGGAGCCGGGCGGCGCGGCGGCGCTCGGGGCGCTGCTCTCCCAGGCCTACCGGCCGAAGCCGGGCGAGCGCGTGGGCGTGCTCCTGTGCGGCGCCAACGTGGAGCTGAGCAAGCTCGCGGAGCTGCTCTGA
- the recJ gene encoding single-stranded-DNA-specific exonuclease RecJ yields MRWVLPETVDEQAKSLAGELGLHPLPARILLHRGYRTPEAAHAFLSDKLADLPDPFRMKGMAAATERITRALRQNEKITLYGDYDVDGVCSTSLLALFLRELGARPGTYIPHRLGEGYGLNIQAVEKLAAEGTRVLITLDCGISATAEISRARDLGVDVVIVDHHTVPATLPPAVAVLNPHQPGCEYPTKTLCAAGVAFNLCMGLRKRLRDDGFFANRKEPNLRALMDLVAMATVADVVPLTGANRILVAHGLQELTAARRPGVRALKEAAGLEPDAPITAGQVGFRLGPRVNAAGRLHDASLGLQMLTSESLEEARRLAQVLDRANAERQGIESTILTEALKQAETRKEARGFVLYNEGWHPGVIGIVASRVVERFHRPTVMVGVNDGVGKGSARSIEAFHLFDALSGCSDMLARFGGHKYAAGLTIEADRLPAFREAFERIAMQRLSPEDLIPRCKVDAVVTPRDLDESAVEALQKLGPFGQGNPEPVLVLRRQMARPRVVTPKTGYGSAHLKLALVDAPEVDAIGFGMADRLTLVEGPVDLAFQVGVDTFRGQRRVSLRLKDLRTAA; encoded by the coding sequence GTGCGGTGGGTGTTACCCGAGACGGTTGACGAGCAGGCGAAGTCCCTCGCCGGGGAGCTCGGTCTGCATCCTCTGCCTGCTCGCATCCTCCTGCACCGCGGCTACCGCACCCCCGAGGCCGCCCACGCGTTCCTCTCGGACAAACTCGCGGATCTGCCCGATCCCTTCCGCATGAAGGGCATGGCCGCCGCCACCGAGCGCATCACCCGCGCCCTCCGCCAGAACGAGAAGATCACCCTCTACGGCGACTATGACGTCGACGGGGTGTGCTCCACCTCGTTGCTCGCGCTCTTCCTCCGGGAGTTGGGGGCTCGCCCGGGAACCTACATTCCTCACAGGTTGGGCGAGGGCTACGGCCTCAACATCCAGGCGGTCGAGAAGCTGGCGGCTGAGGGCACGCGCGTCCTGATCACGCTGGACTGCGGAATATCGGCCACCGCCGAGATTTCCCGCGCGCGCGACCTGGGCGTGGATGTGGTGATCGTCGACCACCACACCGTACCTGCCACGTTGCCTCCCGCGGTGGCCGTGCTCAACCCCCACCAGCCGGGCTGCGAGTACCCCACCAAGACGCTGTGCGCCGCCGGCGTGGCCTTCAACCTCTGCATGGGCCTGCGCAAGCGCCTGCGAGATGACGGCTTCTTCGCCAACCGCAAGGAGCCCAACCTCCGCGCCCTCATGGACCTGGTGGCCATGGCCACCGTGGCCGATGTCGTCCCCCTCACCGGCGCCAACCGCATCCTCGTGGCCCACGGGCTCCAGGAGCTCACCGCCGCTCGCCGCCCCGGTGTCCGGGCGCTCAAGGAAGCCGCTGGCCTGGAGCCGGATGCTCCCATCACCGCCGGGCAGGTGGGCTTCCGCCTCGGGCCCCGCGTCAACGCCGCCGGCCGCCTGCATGACGCGTCGCTCGGGCTCCAGATGCTCACCTCCGAGTCCCTCGAGGAGGCGCGCCGCCTGGCCCAGGTGCTCGATCGCGCCAACGCCGAGCGCCAGGGCATCGAGAGCACCATCCTCACCGAGGCCCTCAAGCAGGCCGAGACGCGCAAGGAGGCTCGCGGCTTCGTCCTCTACAACGAGGGCTGGCACCCGGGCGTCATCGGCATCGTCGCCTCGCGCGTGGTGGAGCGCTTCCACCGGCCCACCGTCATGGTCGGCGTCAATGACGGGGTGGGGAAGGGCTCGGCGCGCAGCATCGAGGCCTTCCACCTGTTCGACGCGCTCAGCGGGTGCTCGGACATGCTGGCCCGCTTCGGTGGCCACAAGTACGCCGCCGGCCTCACCATCGAGGCCGACAGGCTCCCCGCCTTCCGCGAGGCCTTCGAGCGCATCGCCATGCAGCGCCTGTCGCCCGAGGATCTCATCCCCCGGTGCAAGGTGGACGCGGTGGTGACGCCGCGCGACCTGGACGAGAGCGCGGTGGAGGCCCTGCAGAAGCTGGGGCCCTTCGGCCAGGGCAACCCGGAGCCGGTGCTGGTGCTGCGCCGGCAGATGGCTCGCCCGCGCGTGGTGACGCCGAAGACGGGCTACGGCTCGGCCCACCTCAAGCTGGCCCTCGTGGACGCTCCCGAGGTGGATGCCATCGGCTTCGGCATGGCGGACCGGCTCACCCTCGTCGAGGGCCCCGTGGACCTGGCCTTCCAGGTGGGCGTGGACACCTTCCGCGGCCAGCGCCGCGTGTCCCTGCGCCTCAAGGATCTGCGCACCGCGGCGTGA